The Caproicibacterium amylolyticum genome includes the window TGGAAATTTCATAGGCGTAGCATCCAAAGCGGCTGCTGAATCTGTAGGAAGCACCGAATGTTTTTGCGGCATCCTGAAACACGGCAATGACGTTTTGCAGCACGCGCTCAGCGGTTTGATGTGAGTAGGAGCGCAGTTCGCCGCTGACAGTGCATTTGTCCGGCACAATATTGGTTGCGGTGCCGCCCTGTATGGTGCCAATGTTCAGGGTCGTTTCCTCATCCAGTTTACCCATTTTCAGCTTGCTGACTGCCAGCGCCGCCGCTGCGACCGCGTGAATCCCTTCCTGTGGAGCAAATCCGGCGTGTGCAGCTTTGCCGGTCAATTCAAATGTGAAGGAACAGATAGTTGGTGCAGCGTAAGCCGCCCCGCCTGCCGCCCCGCCGAGGTCGAGGACATAAGCTTCCTTTGCGTGCACTTTGCTGTAGTCAAATACTTCACTGCCGCAGTCATAAGGTTCCTCTGCAATCGTGAACAGAATTTCCAGCGGGCGGTGGGGCAGAGTATCCTCTTTGATGGACTCCAATGCTTCCAGAATAATCGCCAGCCCGCTGACATCGTCTGCCCCCAGCACAGTGGTGCCGTCGCTGGTAATGGTGCCATCCTGTACAATGGCTTTTTTGCCAAGTGCCGGTGCTACAGTGTCCATATGTGCCGCAAACAGAAGCGGCTCTCCTGCCTGTGTACCGGGCAGGGTTGCCAGCAGGTTTCCGGCAGTGCCATGTGTCTTTTCTGCAGCGTCATCTTCTGCAACGGTTAACCCAAGTCTTTTCAGCCGTGCAGTCAGGCAGTCTGCCATGGTGCGTTCCCCAAAAGACGGGCTGTCAATTTTCGTCAGGCTGCAAAAGGTTTGGGTAATTCTGTCTGGGCGTATCATTGTATGTCCCTCCCGGCAATACCATTGAATTATGAGCAAAATGGTAATGTATAAATTTATATATGATTGTATACACTTACCGGAAATTTGTCAAGTCGATTTAAGAAGCTATCTGTGCCGCGCGGCGAACCATATCCAAAAAGTAGGCATGTACGCGCGTATCATCCGTGAGTTCCGGGTGAAAAGCGGTCACCAGCAGGTTTCCCTGCTTTGCGGCAACAATTTTGCCGTTCAACGTCGCCAGAGCCTGCGCACTTCCAAAGGTTTTTACAATGTATGGCGCACGAATGAACACCATTGGAATTTCACCGATTCCTGCAAATGGCGCTTTCGCGGCAAAGCTGCCAAGCTGGCGGCCGTAGGCATTGCGCTTTGCTTCAATGTCCATTTTGGCTAAATAGGTCGGTTCCTTTCCTGTAACCTCCTTTGCGAGCAGCAGCAGACCGGCACAGGTGCCGAAAACCGGAATGTCGCGGTCAATCAGCTCTTCCAGTGGCTGCTGCAAATTAAGTTCGTGCAGCAGTTTGCCAATCACCGTGCTTTCCCCGCCGGGCAGAATGTAACCGTCGCAGGAGCCGTCCAAGTCGGCACGCTGCCGGATTTCGCAGGAAGCCACACCGAGCCGCTGCAAAACGGTGCGGTGTTCGGCGAACGCACCCTGCAGTGCAAATACACCGATTTTCATGTGTGTGCCTCCTTTACTTGCCGCGTTCCGCCATCAGCAGCGCAATTTCCTGCTCATTGATTCCAACCATGGCTTCACCAAGGTCTGTGGAAAGTTCCGCCAGCAGAGCGGGGTCGTTGTAGTTGGTAACAGCTTTGACAATGGCAGCGGCACGCTTTGCGGGGTTGCCGGATTTAAAAATACCGGAGCCTACAAAAACACCCTCTGCGCCGAGCTGCATCATCAGCGCTGCGTCGGCGGGAGTGGCGACACCGCCAGCCGCAAAGTTCACGACCGGCAGGCGGCCGTTATCGTGTACAGAACGAACCAAGTCGTAGGGTACTTCCAGCTGTTTTGCCGCTTCATAAAGCTCATCAGAACGCATATTTTGGATGCGGCGGATTTCACTGTTCATTTTGCGCATGTGGCGTACTGCTTGCACAACATCGCCGGTGCCAGGCTCTCCTTTGGTGCGAATCATGGAAGCACCCTCTGCAATGCGGCGGAGAGCCTCACCAAGGTCTTTGGCGCCGCAGACAAATGGCACCTCAAATTTTGTTTTGTCAATGTGATAGACATCATCGGCGGGGGAAAGTACTTCGCTTTCGTCAATGTAATCGATTTCGATTGCCTGTAAAATTTGGGCTTCCACGAAATGTCCAATACGCACTTTTGCCATGACCGGAATGGAAACTGCGGCCTGAATGCCGCGAATCATCTTGGGGTCACTCATGCGGGAAACACCGCCTGCCGCGCGAATATCCGCCGGAATACGTTCCAGCGCCATAACCGCGCAGGCACCAGCCTGCTCCGCAATTTCTGCCTGCTCCGGGGTGGTTACGTCCATGATGACGCCGCCTTTGAGCATCTGCGCAAGGTTCTTGTTCAGTTCATATCTTTCAGACATTTTTCTTCGCTCCAATCGCAATGTGATGCTTTCAGTATAGCAAAATCTGTGCTCTTTACAATACACAGTAATTTTAAAAATATAATATACAGTTAATGTACAGATATATATGTTTGGAGAGCTGCGGCAATGTAAGATTACTTTCCGTCGCTCGCGTACCCCGCAAGCGCAAGCCCTTACAGCAAAAGTTTCGTTTCAAAGGCGGTGAGTGTGGGCGAAGCCCACGGCCTAATCGCTTGTCCGAAAAGCCCTTATTGTAAAAAAGGATACACAGCAGCGTCCTCTGCGGCGGCGAAGCCACGCCGCAAGGCAAGCCCTTGGAGCTCTGTCCCAAATCTTACAGCCTTGTGAACAAGGCTGGCGAAAACTTTTTAGCAGGCTGTTTTTTGCGCCGGCGGTTGCACCGATGGCAACTTTCTGTTAAGATAAATTCTGGCAGGAGTGATGAAAGTGAAGCTGATTGTGGAGCAGTCTTTGGACTGCACGGAAACAGAAATACATATCCGGTGCGGGCTGATGGATGAACGACTAAAGCACCTAATTGAGCAGGTTCGGCTGTTTTCTTTTTCTGTAATGGCGGAGAAAGACGGCGCCAGCATGCCGGTCGTTCTGGAGGATATTTATTATTTTGATTCTGTGGACAACAAGACTTTCCTTTATGTGGAAAAGGATGTTTACCGCTGTGATAAAAAACTGTATGAACTGGAAAGCTTGCTTACAGGGACTTCCTTTGTGCGCATCAGCAAAAACTGCATTGTAAATACAGCAGCAGTGACTTCTGTACGAGCACAGTTGAGCGGACGTTTGGAAGCAACTTTGAAAAATAATGAGAAAGTGCTGGTTTCTAAGCACTACATTAAAGATTTCCGGGAAAAGTTTGAGTGAGGGAGGCAAAATGATGAAGAGAATTATACAGGAAATTTTTGTAATCACCTGCTGCAGCTATATGGGTGTTACCATGCTGTTTGTGCTGTTTTCCAATTTCAACATGACGGAACCGCTTTCCAATGAAATAGCGCTGCAGATTTTATGTATGTGTTTCAGTACAGCGCTTGGTATGCTGATTGCAGATAAAATTATTGATGCGGTGAACATAGAAACGCTGCTGCCGGAGATACTGCTGCGTATGGGAATCTGCTATGCGATTGTTTTCTTTGAGGGTGTGCTGTTTCATATGTTTCCGTTTGGTATACATCCGTTGCTGGGCATTTCTCCGATTTTGCTGCCGGTTTATTTTTTGACGCACTTTGTAACGTATCATGTCAATGTTGAGTGTGCAAATGAGATTAACCAAAAAATTAAGAGCGTAAACGAAAAAACAAAGAAACATTAAAGTTTGCTGCGCACATGTTTTTTCAGTAAAAATTTTTCCTGCCCTGAATAGGATATCTCAAAGGCGGTGGGGTTTCGGACAAAACCCCACCGCCTTTTTTCAGAATTTAAAAAGTGAAAGCGGGTCCCGGTGCTTGAACTTTACCGCGGTGCATTTCTTAGCACCGCTTTTTTAGTGTACGTTTTTGGCATCTTACACGGCGGGTTTGGCACGTTGCCGCCAAACCCCTTGCGGCGTTGGAAAAAACTGATACAATGAGGTCAAACAACCGAAGGGAGAAATCCGAATGGCACATATCATTGAAGTGAACGGACTAAAGAAAAGCTATGGAAATTTAGAAGCTGTGCGGGGAATCGATTTTTATGTGGAGGCAGGCAAGCTCTTCGCGTTTCTCGGCCCGAATGGCGCCGGAAAATCCACCACGATTGATGTACTTTGTACCCTGCTCAAACCTACCGCCGGAACAGTAACAGTTGACGGTCACCCGCTTGGACAAGAGGATGAAGCCATCCGCAACAGCATTGGGGTTGTATTTCAGGGCAGTGTTCTGGACCCATTGCTGACTGTGCGGGAAAATCTAATGGTGCGCGCCTCTTTTTACAAAATGGATAAGCAGGAACGCAAGGCGGCAGTGCGGGAAGCCGCAATAACTGCCGACGTGATGGAATTTATTGACCGACCGTACGGCAAGCTTTCCGGCGGACAGCGCCGCCGGGCGGATATTGCGCGGGCACTGGTGCACACACCCAAAAT containing:
- a CDS encoding M20/M25/M40 family metallo-hydrolase; translation: MIRPDRITQTFCSLTKIDSPSFGERTMADCLTARLKRLGLTVAEDDAAEKTHGTAGNLLATLPGTQAGEPLLFAAHMDTVAPALGKKAIVQDGTITSDGTTVLGADDVSGLAIILEALESIKEDTLPHRPLEILFTIAEEPYDCGSEVFDYSKVHAKEAYVLDLGGAAGGAAYAAPTICSFTFELTGKAAHAGFAPQEGIHAVAAAALAVSKLKMGKLDEETTLNIGTIQGGTATNIVPDKCTVSGELRSYSHQTAERVLQNVIAVFQDAAKTFGASYRFSSRFGCYAYEISKNHPVVQRYAAACQATGAKLNLFRTFGGSDANQFAKHGISGLVISSAMYRCHSCEEYTTVKDLQEAAEVIQKLMTAK
- the pdxT gene encoding pyridoxal 5'-phosphate synthase glutaminase subunit PdxT; translated protein: MKIGVFALQGAFAEHRTVLQRLGVASCEIRQRADLDGSCDGYILPGGESTVIGKLLHELNLQQPLEELIDRDIPVFGTCAGLLLLAKEVTGKEPTYLAKMDIEAKRNAYGRQLGSFAAKAPFAGIGEIPMVFIRAPYIVKTFGSAQALATLNGKIVAAKQGNLLVTAFHPELTDDTRVHAYFLDMVRRAAQIAS
- the pdxS gene encoding pyridoxal 5'-phosphate synthase lyase subunit PdxS, with protein sequence MSERYELNKNLAQMLKGGVIMDVTTPEQAEIAEQAGACAVMALERIPADIRAAGGVSRMSDPKMIRGIQAAVSIPVMAKVRIGHFVEAQILQAIEIDYIDESEVLSPADDVYHIDKTKFEVPFVCGAKDLGEALRRIAEGASMIRTKGEPGTGDVVQAVRHMRKMNSEIRRIQNMRSDELYEAAKQLEVPYDLVRSVHDNGRLPVVNFAAGGVATPADAALMMQLGAEGVFVGSGIFKSGNPAKRAAAIVKAVTNYNDPALLAELSTDLGEAMVGINEQEIALLMAERGK
- a CDS encoding LytTR family DNA-binding domain-containing protein, which translates into the protein MKLIVEQSLDCTETEIHIRCGLMDERLKHLIEQVRLFSFSVMAEKDGASMPVVLEDIYYFDSVDNKTFLYVEKDVYRCDKKLYELESLLTGTSFVRISKNCIVNTAAVTSVRAQLSGRLEATLKNNEKVLVSKHYIKDFREKFE
- a CDS encoding DUF3021 family protein, giving the protein MMKRIIQEIFVITCCSYMGVTMLFVLFSNFNMTEPLSNEIALQILCMCFSTALGMLIADKIIDAVNIETLLPEILLRMGICYAIVFFEGVLFHMFPFGIHPLLGISPILLPVYFLTHFVTYHVNVECANEINQKIKSVNEKTKKH
- a CDS encoding ABC transporter ATP-binding protein codes for the protein MAHIIEVNGLKKSYGNLEAVRGIDFYVEAGKLFAFLGPNGAGKSTTIDVLCTLLKPTAGTVTVDGHPLGQEDEAIRNSIGVVFQGSVLDPLLTVRENLMVRASFYKMDKQERKAAVREAAITADVMEFIDRPYGKLSGGQRRRADIARALVHTPKILFLDEPTTGLDPKTKESVWQTVFQLQKRTGMTIFLTTHYMEEAAEADYIILINHGLIAAKGTPYELKQQYSSDRLRMMPKNRESLQKVLQDYNLPFEEKKGIFTANLTATVAAIPVLQQAQPYLESFEVIHGTMEDVFLSITGGEDK